TTTCTAACTGTCAGGATTTGCCGATTCCtaacaataaataattaaataaaatcatGTTTATACAATTCATTATGGTTAAACTATAAACATTAATTTATGAATCATGATTATTATcacaaaattaaatcaatcataattaaaataaaagtCCAATGTCCGATTACACTTCttaaaattaaattaattcttaATTACAATTCCAAACTGCTAATAATTAAACAAATTTCAATAACAATTgggatgaaaacaaaaaaatatccaTCAAATTTAGATGAGCAGTGATGAACgcttaaaataaaaataccttTTGATGATAAAAGTGTACTTCCTCTGCAGAAAATCGACAAATCCTGTAAAATGGTTGGAAAAAAATTGTTGAATGAAATTTGTTTTAAGCAAAACCATAAACATCAATCCTGAACAGAAAAAACAAGGaaatatctatattataaggaagAAGGTTGTCTGTCTATGGGTCAATTAGGGCCATTAATTTCGGTAATCCTACTGTCTCGATTGACTACTGAGAGTTTGATTTTGAGTCAAAGGTGGCCGTTGAATTTAGGAACCGACGGTGTAGATTATGTCGTGGCCCGGACCGAGCTAACAAAAGGACGTGTCCCCGAAATGCAAACCTCTGCCATGGCCCGCCTGTAGCTAACATTCGTCTAAAACTAGCTGCTTGCTTAAAATAACGCTAACCTCTACCATGACCCGTCTACCTGTAGCTAACTTCCGTCTTAAAACTATGTGAAGGCATCATGCGGTCGGGATAGCATGAGCACTAAACCTCGATCGAACCTGGATTTTCGTAAAACTATCAACTGTAGTTTCCATACGAGTCGCAAATTCCTTGATATAATAATGTAACCCGTTATaagggcggcatggtttattagaggggcggcattctaataggacaaaaatggtcattacatgatcattcaaggtgtcccttataaaaaagaatactggaaatgacaaattaaccctcatacttaataacctagtttagtgatgataatcaaatttagtattaatgattaatttcacttatattaactcaaaatcaaaaccaaaatcagatttttagagttaaaaagaaaagtttagaggagaaggtcaatctcaatcaattgaagaaattaaccaacaaaatgaagaaccgggacctgaaaatgaccgggtatacttctaaattagtcccaactagctttttgttgctcaaagttatctaaagtacgtaaaaaattcaatttttttacattttcagagctaattacggttggaattgtgctcataaccaaccgtaaatcgaagttacggttcgtaaaagatgaactaccaaccgtaactgtttaaatttgaagaaaacccaatcgtaaaaccagttacggttggtaactaaatgttCGATACGaaataaacccagaaatttcaattttcatctaaaaccctaattttcgatagaaattaaacttaaatcgaacaaaataaaccaaatcgtaactgggttttcaaaacatacgtcatataagtcattacactacacttgattaattttcgaatcgtcgattgatcaaagacgatgaaattttgagttttaatggaggttacggttgatgggaggaggagaagagaagaagaaagaaaacaaattttcaatttagctttgatttatgttaaaaaatggggagggtaatctagttaatttacaccTCCTATAGGACATCCCTTAACCAACTAGAGGGATTACTATCACACTGccacccctctaataaaccatgccgcccctataacaagtTACATGACAGTACTATGTTAGCTAATAATACTACATTAGAAGGATATATGTTTCCTACTTTTGGCATCAACAAGATGTATTTATAAAACCTTATGCGGATTTTCACTACAACAAAGAGATATCCATCATCGATTTTTGTCTGATCAATAATTTTTGTCTGATCAATATGAGATACGTATAATTCTTGTATTTCATATCTGGTACCAATTAGCATATTTTAAACTAATTATGTATAATCTTTGTATTTCATATCTGGTACCAATTAACATATCAAGTATCAACtgttaaacctaaaaaaatatatttcagaACACCTTCGAATTCACCCCCGTCGGACGTTCAACCAAGCAAAGGAAAACCTGTAGAAAAAGAAATATCAAAGGTAAGATTGTAATCATCCGAGGAAGAAATTCATATATAAATATGGAAAATTGGATTTCTTTCGTCAGAATTGCAGTAATAGTATAAGAAGTAAAAATTGATTTAGAACAAAAACTAATTTTGAATCTAAAATTTACAGGCAAGATCCTTGGGACAAAAGGCACGTTGGGAAAAAGAaagacagaaaaaaaaatcaacaaggaGCCGTACTGAACCGAGGTATGCAAGTAGAATTTAACAACATACATCAACGAGATAATGCTTCTACCAATGAGCAGCATGATCGAACAAAAGAATATCCAATGATGCAAACCCAGATTCAACTAACTCATAAGAAGGAAGTATCGAAGGTAACATTATATTCATCAAAAATTCATAACTGCATGAATATTCTATAAAATGAACCATTGATTTAGAACAACTAAATTATATGTTTATAATTCACAGGCAAGATCGTTGGGACAAATAGCAGGTTGgcaaaaagagaaacaaaaataaataaaacaacaagGAGCAACAGTCAAAAGACAACCAGAATACGAACATGTACATCCACAAGATAATGTTTCAGCCAATGAGCAAGGTGACCCACTAGAAGAACATTCAATGCAGTCACAGGCAAGAAAACACATCTTTGATATTTATGTAGTTTATAAGCATTTGAATATAAATATGCAGCTGTGTATGTCTTTACTTATTAAACTCCTGGTGTACAAATGACTGATGTTCTTGGCATTTAGGCATTCAGGTACTTTATAAGTAATTGAAAATAAACATGCAAGTGAAAATATCATGCTCTGTTATTATTATATTTTGGGTAGTCTATAAGCATTTCAAATTTCTAATTTCAAATAACAGGATGCATTGTGTGCACAACAAGCACATCGACAAGGAGATGATCAACAAACAGATTGTCGCGATAGAGATAAAGAAGAAATACAAGATAGACATCCTAAGCAAATCCTATCAGACAGTGCTCAATTTGTTGCACATAGAGCTAAagtattttttttcaatatgtttACTTCAAAACAATTTATCCGACCCTTCCTAACACTATTACCGTTAAATGCTAGATCACTCATTTTCTTAAATGACAGGAAAGGATGCAATTATCCCAACGCCGACGTCGAATCAGAGAATCGGAGCAACGTCCAAAAAAGgagccatcaccatcatcatcatcggtAAGGTTAATTCGTATTCGTTGCAATAATATTCTGTAAAAAAAAACCCTGAGATCGAACAACAACTAAGTTTACGCTTATACAGGCAAGATCCTTGGGACAAAAAGCACGTTGGCAAAGAGagggagaaaaaaaaaactgtcaaCAAGGACTTACACTGAACCAAGGTGTACGAATGGAGATTGAACAAGTACAGCGACAAAGCAAGGCTTTAGCCAGTGATCATGGTGATCGAAAAGAAGAACATTCAATGCAAACTCAAAAGCAAGcaacaaaaagaaaaggaaagacgcTGATACAATTACAGGTCAGAATATATTCAAAGTAACATTTATCTTCAAATGATTGGTTTATGATACCTTAGAATTAATATCAGTTGTAATCACACAGAATAGTCATCaccccaaaaaaagaaaaatagttcAACCTCCCATGCTATGTGTAGAGTCAACAATTCCAGAAATTGAAGCCACGTGTGGCGATCGGGCAAGTGAATTTTTTGGTAATCTATTCGGAAATTATATGccataaaaaacaaaaatatcaagTGGTTTTATAATGTTACCTTTCTTTTATTGCAGCTGAATTCACCAGAAGTGGAGAGCAACATTCATATAGGTCCAACCAGTGCACAATCCTCCACAACTGAAAACGAAATGTAATTTCATTAGATTCACGAAATGCTAATTTCATATGAAATGTATCTGGATGTTCACCTAATGATGTGTTTAGTCATTTATCATTCATCTAATGGTGGGTAACTTTCTAAAATTTAAAATTATTTATCTAATGACGTGTTTTGACATTTATTTTTCAACAGATTTGTACCAGTTCCAGATGTATCATCTGATGAGTACACTGATCATTACTATTCTTCAGATGACAGTCTTGACGATGGAAGCGACGATGTACTGACTCAGTTCAGTAATGTACGTATAAACGTTGGAAATAAACGTAAAGCTGGAAGGAAGGCACGTTCAACTGTTAATGAGGATGGAAGAAATTATCTTGGAAAAATGGACGTTCCATGTCCATTTTGTGGTGCATTGCATTGGATTGATGAGAAATTGTCTGATTCATCGTTTAAGAATCCTGAATTCGGGACATGCTGTCACAAAAGAAAAATTCAGTTACCACAACTACGTGAACCTCCTCCGGAACTATTGGAATTGTTAGAAGGAAATAGCTATCGATCAAGACGGTTTCGACAACGTATCAGAAACTACAATGCTGCTAATGCATTTACAAGTCTTGGATGCAAATATGACACAAGGGCATGCCAAGGGAAGCGGTCCACCCTGCTTCTCAATACACGGTGAATTGCGACATTATAGCGGATCTCTGATGTCAAAAGAAATAGGTGATGCTACTCTCAACTAATATTGTATGATCCAGCTCATGCATTATCTATACGTGGAAATAGAAATAAGGATCTAGATAGAGAAATATTAGGTGTAATCCAAGATACTCTATTGAAACACAACAGATTCATTCCTTTGTATCGTCAGGCACatgatatcttgaaagataggcAGGCTTCATCTGACAAAACAGTTAAAGTGTCTCTGCATTTTAATGAAAACTCAGATCAGCGCCGTTATAATTTGCCAGCGGTAGAAGAAGTATCCGTTATCGTTCCTGAAAATCCAGGAGATGTAACAACAACTCGAGATATTTTGTTGCACCTCAAAGATGGAAACGGCTTAACAAGAATCGATGAATGCCATCCCGCTTACCTACCTTTACattatgttttgtttttcccTTACGGAGAGTTAGGTTGGAGCATTGAGCTTGCACAATGAGATGTGGGTGAAAAAAAATATACAGACACAAGAATATCTCATATGCAGTACTTCAGTTACCGGCTCTTCCAGCGAAGATCAGAATACTCAACAATCCTAAGAGGTGGAAAACTATTCCAGGAATTCTTAGTGGATGCTTGGGCTTCGACGAAACAAAAATTGTTTGGATTATGTCAGATTTCACCAAGGAAAGTTACGCGCGGATCACTATGGTTCCATaataaaaatgaaagaagaagGGTTAATGCCTAATAAAGGAGGTACACCATGCGTTTTACCGTCATCACATATTGGAAGCCCAAGGCACATGTACGAAATTTACCAAGATTCGATGGAAATCACACGTTTTAATCATCATCCTGATCTTTTTCTGACAATGACTGCAAATCCGAAATGGCCGGAAATTCAGGACGCACTTCTAGAGCACCAACATGCCTGTGATCGTCCTGATATAGTGGCAGGGGTGTTTGAATTTAAAAGGAAAGCGCTTATGGAAGAGGTAACCAAAAAATGTGTTTGGAAAAGTTGTAGCCCATGTCCACACTATAGAATTCCAGAAACGGGGGCTACCACATGCATTTACTGATATTTTTagaaaaatcagagaaaatccgtaCTGTTGAACAAGTTGATAAATATGTATTAGCGGAATTTCCAGACGAGAATGAAGATTCAATTCTCTTTGATACTGTCAGAAAGTGCATGGTTCACGGATCATGCGGAGAAAGGAATCCAGAGGCTCCTTGCATGAGAAAGGGAAAATGCACTAAGAACTACCCTAAGAAATACAATGATACTACGTGTTTAGATAGTGGCGGATACCCAGTCTACCTTCGGAGAGATGATGGAAGGGAAGTTATCGTCCGCAATGGACGTAAGGCACAACACTGACGTTGTACCTTATAACCCACACTTATCAAGAATGTTCAACTGCCATACAAATGTGGAAGCATGCGCTGGAGTAAGAGCAGTTAAATACATAAACAAGTAAATCAACAAAGGATATGATAAAACGACAGTTGTTGTTGGAGCAAAAGATGAAGTACAAATGTACATTGATGCAAGGTATATTGGACCGCCTGAAGGTGCGTGGCGTTTATTCGGCCATTCAATGCATAAGGAAGAACCAAACATCGTCAGATTGGCGATACATTTGCCAGGAAAACAAAGAATTATATACGAATCAGAAGGAACAATAGAAGGGGGGGGTTACAGATAAAGCTGAGAACTATAAGTCAACCTTGATGGCTTATTTTGAATATTATACTGAAAATCCAACGGCCACCGCATACACGTATCAAGAGTTTCCACAACACTTTGTATGGAGTGAAAAAAAGTGGAAAACCAGGCAACGGGGTTTTGCAATTGCTAGAATGTATTTTGTTTCTCCCAATGCCGGAGAATTGTACTATTTGAGATTGTTGCTAACCGTTGCTGCTGGTGCAGATTCATTTGACAGTCTAAAAACAGTAAACGGTCAATTGTGCCCTACATTCAAGAAAGCATGCATAGAACTTGGATTACTAAAACATGATGGAGAATGGCTACCGCTTCTTGAAGAGGCCGCCGATATCCAAACAGGTAGTCAGCTACGGAAACTATTCAAAATTGTCTTATCTGACTGCAACCCAACAGAACCAGAAATTTTGTGAGCCAAGTTTGGGCAGAAAATATGCGACGATCTCCCTCATAGGTTGAGAACAGTGTTCGACATTCAAAATCCAACGGATGAATAGGCTTTGAATTATGGATTATACCTCTTGGATAAATTGTTGCGTAAGGAggaaaaaaactaaaacaatttTCTAACATGCCACGGCCAAAAGAAAATTGGGGTAGGATAATTGGCAACAGGTTGATATGTGAGCATAGGCAACTTCAGTTTGCAATCCAACAACCAGAACTTCAAAGAAATATTGCACGCTTGAATCCAGAACAGTTATCAGCATACAATAAAATAACAGAGTCTGTACAACAAAGGGATGGTTGTACCTTTTTCCTGAATGGAAGCGCAGGGACGGGGAAAACTTTCGTATATAATACGGTAGCTGCATCCTGCCGATTCAATGGCGACATAGTTCTTACTGTTGCATCATCAGGTATTTCTCCAATGCTTTAAAACATGCAATTTACTTTTAAATAAGATGATTACCTGAAAGTGACCAATATTTAAAAAGATTGTTAGTATATTCATGTCGAACGTTAGCATTCCAGTAAAAATTGTGCTGAAAAGTGATGCAATTTTACTAAACAAGAATGATACGACACTTCACCAAATATTATACATTATAGTTTATCATTTTAGTATATGTTGCTTCTCTTATCCTGTCAACGTTTCCTCCATTTTTGCATGGCTGCTTTGTTTTGATGGTTCCTTCAAATAATTTATTGATGATCAAATTATTTAAGTTGCTTTAGGAAAAAAAACATTAGAATTGAGTTAGATATATACTTCTCATAGATGTTGCAATAATTTAAGCATTTACACAGGTCAAAATATGTTTGGGATTAACAAAAGAACTCCATATAGTATTCCTGGTGACGTAGACAAGGATTATCCTTTTGTCCTTACAAATTGTTTATTTGGTTGGCTGAAATTCATGTCATTAAATTACCGCTTAACTGCTAATTGCTTTTAGTTTCTACACTACGGGTGTTTTTTTTAATTGTAAATTTCAATACCTAATGATTTTTATGTTTACTTTATTATAAAGGTATTGCTTCATTACTTTTAGTCGGGGTAGAACATCACATTCAACATTCAAGATCCCAATAGAGATCAATGAAACCAGCGTATGTTCAATTAGTAAACAACGCAAAGAAGCTGCATTTCTTAGAGAAGTCAAACTGATCATATGGGATAAAATGCCGATGCAGCATAGATATTGTGTAGAATCAGTTAATAAACTAATGCAAGATGTATGTGAAAACGAATTACGTTTTGGCGGTATTACCGTTGTTATGGGGGGAGACTTCCGCCAAACTTTACCAGTTATACCAAATGGAGGCCGTGCAGATGTCGTAGGAGCATGTGTTAGAAGCTCCGTACTCTGGAATGATATAACAGTTCTGACGCTTACAAAGAATATGCGTCTTGATCAGTGCGACCCAGAAAACATAGCTTTCGCCGAATTCTTACTCGAGGTAATATTTGTTCACACTGCAttttaaaaataatgaaaaaaaaagattaaaaacaaTATTTGACTTATATGTTATCCAAATTTATGATAGGTCGGATCAAAAGCAGAAGAAAAAGTACAACTCCCTTCATCGATGCATAGATGCAAAGACATGAAACAGTTGATATCTAAACTGTATCCCTCTTTAGGGATATCTAATCAAGTATCACCTGAAGAATTAACCGAGAGAATCATTTTATCCGCACGTAATGATGATGTCAACGATATTAACATGAAAGCATTGGATATATGAATGGAGAGACGTTCACTTATTTAGCCGCAGACAGATTGAATCCTGACGAAAGTGGCATAATCCCAAATTATAGCAGCGAATTTCTACAGAATTTGAATCCACTAGGAATACCCTAATTCAGGCTTAATCTTAAAATTGGATGTCCAATTATCCTGATGAGAAATCTGTCTCTATCCGAGGGTCTTTGCAATGGTACCAGACTATTGGTTACTAAATGTGGTAGACATGTACTTCAGGCTAAAATTCTAACCGGTCACAAAGCAGGAGAGACAGTATTGTTACCAAGGATATCATTTCAACCTTCGGTTTCGAATTGAATATAAACATGACAAGACGTCAATTTCCAGTGAGAGTAGCATATGCAATGACAATTAATAAATCACAAGGACAGTCTGTTAAGTATGTTGGGATAGACTTGAAGACTCCTGTGTTCAGCCACGGCCAGCTTTACGTGGCATTATCAAGATGCACTGCTGCCAATAGAATAACAGTACTTCTAGAAGATAAGACTGAAGAACTTGAAACAACTAACATTGTCTTTCCAGAAGTTCTATTATAATTTGTTGTCAAACTATTTGTTAATCGGTTGTTATGGTTTTTGCGGCAACATTGGTTAATTAAGGTTTATTTTTGATTCGTAAATATAACTTTAAACTTAGGCCTATTGTATACCTTGCGTTAAGCCATTGCCAACTATTCATTACTTCTAGACTATTGCTAGGAGGGTCTCATTATTCATCAACGATTTTTCATACTGAAATAATTGTTGGTTAAAACTACTAACCTTGAAGGTCATTTACAAAAATAAGATCAAGAATAGGAGAGGGCCTGCGCTGCTCAGCTTCTTTAAATGATGTTTATGGAACAGAATCCCCACTTCTTGGCTTCTTTTGTTGAGAACTTCTGCAATATTTGAAATAACTTGGATTAGTTAACAAACTCATCATTTGGGCAGACAAACATTTGGAAATCCAGCCTTATCTTCAGTCATACACAACATTCATCTACGAATCCGTTACCTCCAGCACTCTCAGTGGACGAGGAGATCAAATTAACACAATTCTTTTATATATTTTAACTAGGTATCAAAAACAAGGATAACGCACTAGGAAGAATCGATAAAACTGCAGATGTAATTTCTGTAATGGCTTTTGATGATATTGTGCAACAATCCAAGAATACTCGATCTTAAGAAATTGTGAATGTCAATAACCAAACCAAACAACTTAACACTAAGGCCCCAGATGTGGCTAGGCGACTGCAACCTTATGAAGGAAAAGACAATGCTCTTCTCGGAAGAAATTATAGGACAAAGCATCTCATTACCTCACGAAGAGCATCTGCATAAGAACTCATATCTGTTGGGATAACCAGACCATGCTTCCCGCATTCACAAGCCAAGTATTCAGCTGTGGTGAAAGAAATTTGAGGGGTAATAATACACTGAATGGTTGGGTCATTTTCCTgcagaagaaaataaaagcaacaaCAACTTTATTAACAGGTTCCACTTTGTAGCACGTAAGGAAAACAAAAATAGATCAAATACATAACTAATAACTTTCGATTTAATgagtacaaaataaaaaaatagaacaTAGCATCTCATTACCTCACAAAGAGCATCTGCGTAAGAACTCATATTTGTTAGGATAACCAGAACATGCTTCCCACATTCATAAGCCAAGTGTTCAGTTGTGGTGAGAGAAATTCGAGGGGTAATAATACGCTTAATGGTTGGGTAATTTGCCTGCACAAGAAAATAAAAGCGACAACAACTTTATTAACAGGTTGAAAACAAATATAAGGAAAGTAGCAAAAGGTGGTGAGCATGCTGAAAACAAACCTCAACACTTGCCACTGTGGGGCCGATTGATGGAGTTACCAACCCAGTCATAGATACTATATCACCAGCCCCTGCACTATCAACCAAAACCATGGATGTTCCTTTCTTCTTCATAAGTTTTGTTACCTAATAAATTAGTTTCTTTATGTGAGCGTCAGCGAGAAAGATAAATATTTAAATAAGGTCATATGAAGGAGTATTTAATACTACCATGAACTAGCAATGTTTAACAATTACAAACCTTTCCTTCCTCAAATTTCCGACATGAAGGACACCTGAGATGATGTGACCAGTCAATACTCGGCCAATATAATACAATGAACAGGCGGTCATCTTAACTACTACTGGCAATTTTATTTTGTGTTGACTGTCTCTCTAAAGGAATAATGAGGTGAACACATAATTATGTTAGAAAATACGCTAATGCAAATGAGAACCAATAGTGACAGAactgcaattttttttatttttttttgggtactAGGCTTTGGGTAGATAAACAAGATGCAATTGAAAATAAACAAGCTAAGTGGATAATGAACAAGGAAATCAgagcaaataccaaaaaaaaaaaatacttcatCCATAAAATGATAACTTTCAGATTCTTACAAATAGATACAGCAATAGCACTCCACGCTGTTGTAAAAGAAAGACAAATGGGAAAGAGAAATCAGTTGAAGCACACCAAGCATATTTCAAGTAACACAGTCTCGGAAGCTTACATATGAGCCTATAATAACTGCAAAGAGAACGAAAAGGGCAATGGCAACAAGAAGGGAGTTTCTCGGATTTGGTAAAAATGGCTACAGATGAATTTTCCACTTTActatctacacaagtagaaacatAAATTCGTACCTAAAAATATtcttaaattataataaaactcTAAACATGATAAATGTTTTATACCATTCTAGCATGTTCCATTTGGTGTCTGCCTGTCTGGCAAGTTTTCGGAAGGTGAGACTCAGATGTCATTATATGTGAATTTCAGTGGCTTGCAATACTCTTGATGGAACACCTAGACATAAGGTCTGTGAATAATCAATAATTTTGTTCACCTCCATTTCTGCCATTTGTGTACAATGTAACTGTATCtaagtttgtttgtttttctatACAGACTTTGAAACGAATGTGATTGATAACTTTCATATTTTTGGGGAAATCGATACTACAATGGGCTATAATGAA
The nucleotide sequence above comes from Papaver somniferum cultivar HN1 chromosome 8, ASM357369v1, whole genome shotgun sequence. Encoded proteins:
- the LOC113303016 gene encoding uncharacterized protein LOC113303016, encoding MLEWCPSCRKFEEGKVTKLMKKKGTSMVLVDSAGAGDIVSMTGLVTPSIGPTVASVEANYPTIKRIITPRISLTTTEHLAYECGKHVLVILTNMSSYADALCEENDPTIQCIITPQISFTTAEYLACECGKHGLVIPTDMSSYADALREKFSTKEAKKWGFCSINII
- the LOC113305391 gene encoding uncharacterized protein LOC113305391, with the protein product MKEEGLMPNKGGTPCVLPSSHIGSPRHMYEIYQDSMEITRFNHHPDLFLTMTANPKWPEIQDALLEHQHACDRPDIVAGVFEFKRKALMEENSRNGGYHMHLLIFLEKSEKIRTVEQVDKYVLAEFPDENEDSILFDTVRKCMVHGSCGERNPEAPCMRKGKCTKNYPKKYNDTTCLDSGGYPVYLRRDDGREVIVRNGRYDKTTVVVGAKDEVQMYIDARYIGPPEDSFDSLKTVNGQLCPTFKKACIELGLLKHDGEWLPLLEEAADIQTGSQLRKLFKIVLSDCNPTEPEIL